CTCCTAAACCAGGTTCACCTCTGACAGCAGCAGCCAACTTTCACCTGGGATTACTCCTAGAACTAGTGATTCGGGCATTGGTGGTGTTCCCGCTATACACCTGAAGAAGAAACCAATTGTATTTCCGTCCCTCACTCCTGTTGTGGTTTTTTGCTGGTTTAGCGCTTTTAACCGTCCCTTTAGGTCTCTACTTATGCAAATTGATGAAAGCTAACTCAAGTGAACCACCGAGCTCAGTTGTTATTCACCCCATGGACCCGTCTGACTCGGATAACACAGTCAGGATTTCAATCGCCAATGACACATAGATACATGCTAGTTTTGGCAGTGGCTCGAGTGAGTCCCCTGAAATCAAGTCTGGAAACATCATCATTTCGGTTCAAGTTTTAAAAAAAGTGACCAAAAACTTCTTATAAGAAAGCGAGCTCGGGCATGGTGGGTTCGGGGTCGTTTACAAGGGAAAGTTAGACGATGGCACAAAAATAGCAGTCAAAAGAATGGAATATGGTGTGATTAGCAACAAAGCATTAGATGAATTTGAATCAGAAATTTTACTTTTAACAAAGGTTAGACAGAGACATTTGGTGTCACTTTTTGGGTATTCAACTCAAGGGCTCGAAAGAATTCTTGTTTATGAATATATGCCTCAAGGTGAATTAAGTAAGCATCTATTTCATTGGAGAAACTTAAAATTGGAACCACTTTCTTGGAAAAGGAGGTTAAGTATTGCATTGGATGTGGCTAGAGGTATGGAATATCTTCATACTTTGGCTCATCATAGCTTTATACACCGGAATCTTAAATCGTCCAATATTTTACTTAACGATGATTTTCGAGCCAAAGTTTCGGACTTGGGACCGGTGAAACTCGTCCCGGATGGTCGGAAGTCAATAATGACTCGGGTACCTGGGACGTTTGGATACGTTGCCCCTAAATAAGCTAGTAACTATcttttttctttatatatatatgtatgtatattaggACGTGACAAAAGGGTGGGTTGGAAACGATTAACTTTTGGAATGGGTCAAGTAAAAGACTTTGAATCTGAATTATCAGAAAAAGtttaaaatcactatccgaatccgaaaaattcggatatccgaaattttggatatccgaatttttggatatttcggactcagatatcggatatttcggatcggatttttGGATACATATAGTTTTGAACACCTCTAACTTTTATACCACTTCTCTCCTCATTCCCGCAGCACCGATTACACCTTCTTCATCAACGGCAGATTACCACCGCCACACATTCACCCTAATTTTAACCATAAGACTCATCTACACCATCCTAGTTTTACTCTTTTTCAGCACAACAGATCCCAACATATTAAACCAGTTATGAAAAGGGTTGGATTTGAGCAACATTAATTGTTCCCCTCCTCAGCTTAAGTACAATCCCTCCATGAAACTTGTTTTAAGTGGGAACCCACTGTTTCAATCAAGTTCATCGAAAATTCCTCCTAAACCAGGTTCAGCCATGGATTTCCAGCCCGACATCAGCAGCCAACTTTCACCTGGGATTACTCCTAGTACTTGTGATTCGGGCGTTGGTGGTGTTCCCGCTATACACCTGAAGAAGAAACCAAATGTAGTTCCGTCCCTCACTCCTGTTGCGGCTTTTGCTGGTTTAGCGCTTTTAACCATCCCTTTAGGTCTCTACTTATGCAAATTGAAGAAAGCTAACTCAAGTGAACCAATGAGCTCACTTGTTATTCACCCCCTGGACCTGTTTAACTCAGATAACACAGTCAGGATTTCAATCGCCAAGGACACAAAGATGCTTGCTAATGTTGGAAGTGGTTCGAGTGAGTCCCTTGTAATCAAGTTTGGAAACATGATCATTTAAGTTCAATTTTTAAAAAATGTGACCAAAACTTCGCAAAAGAAAGCGAGCTCAGGCATGGCGGGTTCGGGGTCGTTTACAAGGGCCAGTTAGACGATGGCACAAAAATAGCAGTCAAAAGAATGGAATCTGGTGTGATTTGCAACAAAGCATTAGATGAATTTGAATCAGtaatttcagttttaacaaaGGTTAGACACAGACATTTGGTGTTACTTTTAGGGTATTCAACTCAAGGGCTCAAAAGAATTCCTGTTTATGAATATAAGCGTCTAGGTGCATTAAGTAGGCATCTATTTCAttggaaaaacgtcaaattgGAAAGACTTTCTTGGAAAAGAAGGTTAAGTATTGCATTGAATGTGGCTAGAGGTATGGAATATCTTTATACTTTGGCTCATCGGATCTTTATACACCAGGATCTTAAATCATCCTATATTTTACTTGGCGATGATTTTCGAGGCAAAGTTTCAGACTTTGGACTGCTGAAACTCATCCCGGATGGTGGGAAGTCAATAATGACTGTGGTTGCTAGGACGTTTGGATACGTTGCCCCTGAATATGCTGTGTGACAACCCGATTTTTCAAGGTCTCTATCCGTTTTAACCTCGTACTTATTTGCAAGTGTGTTTTATAAATACTTGATGGACAATACATGTGTtgagtacataattgtattcATGATAGGTGTATGAATGTTATGTGTATATATTGTTTGGATTATTGGCTTTTAAAATTGAAATCATATGTTTTCGTCATCTCTTGCCTAAAACCTCCTCAGCCGAAAACACCCCACCCCATGTATGCATTGCTGGACGAAAACACCTCAAGTGTTTTCGTCATCTACATCTTGGCGAAATCCAAATGGGCTTTAGGCCCAGTAGTTAATCACTTATATGTATATTCGGATCACAACTTTTACGGGAAGTTTTATTCGGCAAACCCTAGACTCTCCCTTACACTCGACGGCAACTATCTGTCCTTTTGGAGTTCTTGTTTGTTCCATCCTGCATACGGTTAGTAATCGATTGTTTATAATCATCTGATTGAAATCATCGTGAACTATTTGTTGTTACCATTAGTTAACTGTTGTGCCTTGTATGATGGTAGATGAGTAGGAGAGGGATTCTTACTCTGATATATGATCTGTGTGCCATGCTTAATGTTCATGATTCGATTTGATAATTGATGATTTAATAGACGGTTAACCGAGTAGGATTATATGTGCTGCATGTGTCGAACTAATGGTAAACGTAATCATTACGGAGGTTGAATAGTAATGTATGATTTACAAACTGATGCGAATGAATGATTTGTTTGCTTAAAACTGTTAAGATTGTTAACGATGTTTAGGGTTGATGCGTAACTGAtgtgttgatgatgatgttgtaCATGACGAAATCAAGAGCCAGCGAAAACAGTGTTTCCATCAAAACTCTTGACGAAATCACTTTGGGATTTCGGCACCCTAGTGATTTCGCCAataagtgttttcggcccaaacaGTTTTTGTCCTAAAGTGTTTTCGCCCAAAAGAGTTTCCGGCCCAAATGTGATTTCGGCTCAATGTGATTTCGGCCCAAAGGGGTTTTCGCCGGTAAGGGATTTCGTCACATATGCCTTGCATACAATAGCGCGGTTAGTTATTAAGCATGTTAGTACGTAACTCGGTTGGTTCTCAACTCCGTTAGTGGTGATCCGGTTAAACATGTTAACTCTACTAAGTATGTCGACTTATGTTAAGTATGATTCTGTTAAGTATATAACATTACAAGTTATTAACTCAGTTAACCTTATCAACTCCGTTAGACTCATGTATGATACTCTGTTAAGTGGATACTCTTGTTTAACTCTGTTAGTTAATTAACAGTGTTGGTTTGTTATTTCAGTTATGTTTATAAACCTTGTTGAATTGCTAACTTCGTTAAGACTGTTAACACTTTCAAGTATGTTAATGAATAATCAAGTTAGTAAAAACTATGATGGACATTTACGTGAAAGATGGATTTGCATGAATTGGATTAACTGCTTACATGATACAAGATGCTAACTGCTGGGCACACTTTGTGATAATACTGTGACGCAAGTTACATGTGAaacattgcgaacatgaactgattgagtatacgtgcattataggatttgactgatttcttgtgagcacacacttagcaaaccgagcaaaccaaggtgagttcacactcttactaaggcatggcattcccagggcacgggaattgggattgaaagaataaggttgaatagaatcgtacttacactattactagactaccataccatcgtcctcggttgtgcaggacacatacgtaaaacctacgtatacttatgctactcactatcttcggttgtgaaggatactcacgtaaaacctacgtgaaattatactcactactgcctcggttgtgtcagacacttacgtaaaacctacgtaaacccccgcgtacctctatcctcagttgtgaaggattacttacgtaaaacctacgtaaacttgtacgtgttactgttctcgggatatgtagaacacttatggttacgagtagtctagtggttatacaacatgggaagcccccaccaatagaacgtactatcggcccagtagagccacatgttacaaacgaatatactattacgcatttactttctgtgaactcgctcaactagttgttgatcctctgttacatgccttgcaggtcgttagatacatggagcttgcacagggaggagctggtcgttgtgggcttagatcgtgattgtttgttgaacactttatgacattacatacttatttatattgggttttacttatacgcttccgctaaacagtgataacttacttatgttttggaaacacctttcatatggatttggtttgatttaattgctattactttaactatatacattgttctatatgattggtggcttgatcctggtcagtcacgctcccaagcggtgatactccgcaggtggatttttgggggtgtgacagattggtatcagagccattggttatagagaactcggttttaatacggggaaaacgtttttattaaaaccagactataaccagaacagtgctctcaacgatccacaacgatgctttgctccacgtgcaagactcaacatcctaggtaataaggtttatgtttattgcctacttgctagaattgcatagaaccttgcttgtagtatgcttagattacattgctcactacttgttattgcttgagaacacttgtgtgcttacactcttctgtcatcgcactattcgcgaaccaaTCTCACTTATTTTACCTtcactatgaagatcatgtccggacgtgtgaacatgactcaagcccagttggcgacactcattcaagaacaagttgctgcggcacttgcagcggcaaacgcaggaggtataccctgcagtcgtaacttatcctaggatctttagatcctacgttcctaacaactcttatgtttaatctcattctgttcttacacattaggtcaacccgttcagcaacctgtgtgtaccttcaagaacttcatggactgtcgtccaggtacgtttagtggcactgaaggagcggttggactcctccactagtttgaaaagctcgagtctgtgttcgagatgtgtgaatgccatgaggctcgcagggtcaagtatgccacagGTACCTTAGAGGGGattgcgttaacttggtggaacgcccaagttcagatcttagggttggcagctgctaacgccacaccctggaatgatttcaaggaactgatcaagagggaatactgcactagagaagacattcataagctggaagacgagctgtatcatttgaaaatggttgggtcagagatcgaagcttatactaagcggtcgaatgagctggccgtgctatgcccaactatggtggaccctccagttaagcgtatAGAGTTGCATCTCAAGGGTttagcgccagagattcagagccatgtgacatcggctaatcttgacaacatccaggctattcaacgcctcgctcatcgcatcacagatcaggcagtggatcagaacagactgcctaaacgtatcagcgctactgctaccgctactacttctgctacacttgctactcccagtgacaacaagagaaaatgggacggggattctagcaaggggtcagcttcagttcagtcacaggttcagcagcgaaagactgacaattaccagagtcccagccagcattcttcaggcagtcacaggcagggtggatatcgagggaacctcccaaagtgcaacaactgcaacagacaccacattggccagtgtaacaagggtcgctgtcaaagatgcctcaagatgggtcatgaggccaaagattgtaggagccctcggcctgcgaaccagaatcagcagcagccacaagcgcagtagaatcagcaacagggcaacaagggatgttttcattgcggggcagaagggcacttcaaaaggcactgccctcagctaaacaggaatcagaacaacaacaacaatcataacaatcagggcaatggcaacaacaacaattgtgggaacaacaacggcaatgaagcaaggggtcgtgcatttgtgttggggcagggtgacgcaagaaatgatcccaacgtcgttatgggtaagtttctcctcgatgatatttatgttactgttttgtttgattcgggtgcggatacgagttatatgtctctgaaaatgagtaaattgttaaaacgtacaccaacacccctaaaccccaaacatgtcgtagaactagcaaatggtaaaagtgtagaagccacacatgtagtcaagggttgtaacatcgttctagcgggtcaggccttctcgattgatcttattctgatagttttgggtagtttcgacatcgtcatcggcatggattggttatccaagcagcaggcggatattctatgtaaggagaagatcatccgtattcctcgtgcgggtaaggaacctctcgaagttcaagatgacaagagtggtgcagtggttggcatcatctctttcctaaaggctcagaaatgtttacgaaagggtcatacggctatcttggcactagttactgatgcagcttcgaaagagaaaggaatagaggatattccagttgtacgcgaatttcctcaggtgtttcctgaagatttacctggtctaccgccctatcgccaggtcgagtttcaagttgaactagctccaggagcagcaccaatagctcgcgcaccatatcgtttagctccaactgaactgcaagagctcttggataagggcttcattcgtccaagctcttcgccttggggagctccagtacttttcgtgaaaaagaaggatggcactttcaggatgtgcatcgattaccgcgaactgaacaaggtcacagtgaagaaccgttatcctcttccacgtatcgacgacttattcgaccagttgcaagggtcgagttactattccaagatcgatttaaggtcaggttaccatcagctgagagtccgggatgaggacgtctccaagacagcattcagaactcgctacggtcactgcgagtttctagtcatgccatttgggcttacgaacgagcctgcagttttcatggatcttatgaacagggtgtgcaaaccctatctagataagttcgtcattgtcttcatcaacgacattctgatctactccaagagtcaggaggaacatgagcaacacttacgtcttatcttggaacttcttcgaaaggaacaattgtacgccaagttttcaaaatgcgacttctggctacgtgaagtccacttcttaggccatgtggtgaacagggatgggattcatgtcgatccatccaaggtagattcgatcaggaactggcctacaccgcgtacaccgacagacgccaattcttgggtttggcggggtactacagacgattcatcaaagacttctccaagattgcacagccgcttactatgttgacacagaaaggtgttacctatcgttggggtaatacacaagaaactgcttttcagtatctgaaggatagactatgcagcgcacctattctctcactgccagagggcacggatgattttgtggtctattgtgacgcatcgatacaggggcttggttgtgtattgatgcagcgaaataaagttattgcctacgcttctcgttaactcaaggttcacgaacggaactacacgacacacgatttagagctgggagctgttgttttcgcgcttaagatatggcgacactacctgtacggtaccaagtgcactatttacaccgatcacaggagtctcgagcatatcttctagcagaaggaattgaacatgcgtcaacgacgatgggtcgagttacttagcgattacgaatgcgctattaagtatcatccaggcaaggccaatgttgtggctgacgctctcagtcgaaaagactctctacctaggcgcgtacgagccttgcagctcactattcagtccagtcttcctgcacagatacgaactgctcagatagaagaaTTGAAACCCgacaacgtcaaagctgaagccttacgcggctcaaggcaacgaatgaaacaaaaggaagacggtgcctactatgtaacggggcgtatttgggtcccactctacggcAGTTtgcgagagcttgtgatggatgaagcacacaagtctcgctactcaatacatccagggtcggataaaatgtaccacgatctcaaaacaacatactggtagcctagcatgaaggcccacattgcaacttacgtcggcaagtgtttgacatgtgcgaaggtcaaggtggagtatcagaaaccagcgggcctacttcagcagcccaagataccgcaatggaaatgggaagaaatttccatggattttgttacaggcctacccagatcccagcgtgggaatgatactatatgggtgatcgtggatcgactcaccaagtctgcacacttcctggctataaaggaaatggataagttctccactctcgcagacatctatcttaaagaagttgtttcgaggcacggggtgcccacctccatcatttcagatcgggatacacgattcacgtcagagctatggcaagcgatgcacaaatctttcggctcacggttagacatgagcacagcgtatcatcctcagacggatgggcagtctgagcgaacgatccaaactcttgaagacatgcttcgggcatgtgttgttgatttcggcaacggctgggaaaagcatctccctttggtggagttctcatacaataacagctatcacaccagcatacaagccgctccattcgaggcattgtacggacgtaaatgccggtcacctctttgttgggcagaggtgggggatagtcagatcacgggtccagagattgtagtggacgccacgaaatagattgcacagatacgacaacgcatggcggcaacatgcgaccgtcagaaagcatacgcggataagcgtaggaagcctttggaatttcaggtcagggaccgggttttacttaaagtctcaccctggaagggtgtggttcgttttggcaaacgaggcaaactaaatccgcgatatgtcggaccgttcgagatcatcgagaaaataggcaaggtggcctacaagctaaacttaccagctgaactcggtgcagttcacaacgtattccacgtgtcgaatctgaagaaatgtctgtcagatgagaccctcatagttccttttaaggaactcactatcgatgagcggttgcagttcgtcgaggaaccagttgaaatcacggaccgggatgttaaggtcctcaaaagcaagagaatccctcttgttcgagttcgttggaactcccgtcgtggcccagagtacacctgggaacgcgaagaccagatgacagaaaagtatccccagttattcgaaaaccatgcaaccactactgaggctgaagctactactacagaatttcgggacgaaattccaaatcaacggggggatgatgtgacaccccaggaaaaccagtaaacgatacaactcacctagcttcctcagtaaccacgtgctaaatttcgggacgaaatttctttcatgttggggataatgtgacaacccgagttttcaaggtctctatCCGTTTTAACCTCGTACTTATTTGCAAGTGTGTTTTATAAATACTTGATGGGCAATACATGTGTTGAGTAAATAATTGTATTCATGATAGgtgtatgaatgttatgtataTATATTGTTTGGATTATTGGCTTTTATAATTGAAATCAAATGTTTTCGTCATCTCTTGCCTAAAACCTCCTCAGCCGAAAACACCCCACCCCATGTATGCATTGCTGGATGAAAACACCTCAAGTGTTTTCGTCATCTACATCTTGGCGAAATCCAAATGGGCTTTAGGCCCAGTAGTTAATCACTTATATGTAGATTCGGATCACAACTTTTACGGGAAGTTTTATTCGGCAAACCCTAGACTCTCCCTTACACTCGACGGCAACTATCTGTCCTTTTGGAGTTCTTGTTTGTTCCATCTTGCATACGGTTAGTAATCGATTATTTATAATCATCTGATTGAAATCATCGTGAACTATTTGTTGTTACCATTAGTTAACTGTTGTGCCTTGTATGATGGTAGATGAGTAGGAGAGGGATTCTTACTCTGATATATGATCTGTGTGCCATGCTTAATGTTCATGATTCGATTTGATAATTGATGATTTAATAGACGGTTAACCGAGTAGGATTATATGTGCTGCATGTGTCGAACTAATGATAAACGTAATCATTACGGAGGTTGAATAGTAATGTATGATTTACAAACTGATGCGAATGAATGATTTGTTTGCTTAAAACTGTTAAGACTGTTAACGATGTTTAGGGTTGATGCGTAACTGAtgtgttgatgatgatgttgtaCATGACGAAATCAAGAGCCAGCGAAAACAGTGTTTCCATCAAAACTCTTGACGAAATCACTTTGGGATTTCGGCACCCTAGTGATTTCGCCAataagtgttttcggcccaaacaGTTTTCGTCCTAAAGTGTTTTCGCCCAAAAGAGTTTCCGGCCCAAATGTGATTTCGGCCCAAAGGGGTTTTCGCCGGTAAGGGATTTCGTCACATATGCCTTGCATACAGTAGCGCGGTTAGTTATTAAGCATGTTAGTACGTAACTCGGTTGGTTCTCAACTCCGTTAGTGGTGATCCGGTTAAACATGTTAACTCTACTAAGTATGTCGACTTATGTTAAGTATGATTCTGTTAAGTATATAACATTACAAGTTATTAACTCAGTTAACCTTATCAACTCCGTTAGACTCATGTATGATACTCTGTTAAGTGGATACTCTTGTTTAACTCTGTTAGTTAATTAACAGTGTTGGTTTGTTATTTCAGTTATGTTTATAAACCTTGTTGAATTGCTAACTTCGTTAAGACTGTTAACACTTTCAAGTATGTTAATGAATAATCAAGTTAGTAAAAACTATGATGGACATTTACGTGAAAGATGGATTTGCATGAATTGGATTAACTGCTTACATGATACAAGATGCTAACTGCTAGGCACACTTTGTGATAATACTGTGACGCAAGTTACATGTGaaacattacgaacatgaactgattgagtatacgtgcaTTATcgcttagcataccgagcaaaccaaggtgagttcacactcttactaaggcatggcattcccagggcacgggaattgggattgaaagaataaggttgaatagaatcgtatttacactgttactagactaccataccatcgtcctcggttgtgcaggacacatacgtaaaacctacgtatacttatgctactcactatcctcggttgtgaaggatactcacgtaaaacctacgtgaaattatactcaatactgcctcggttgtgtcaggcacttacgtaaaacctacgtaaacccccgcgtacctctatcctcggttgtgaaggattacttacgtaaaacctacgtaaacttgtacgtgttactgttctcgggatatgtagaacacttatggttacgaatagtctagtggttatacaacatgggaagcccccaccaatagaacgtactatcggcccagtagagccacatgttacaaacgaatatactattacgcatttactttctgtgaactcgctcaactagttgttgatcctctgttacatgccttgcaggtcgttagatacatggagcttgcacagggaggagctggtcgttgtgggcttggatcgtgattgtttgttgaacactttatgacattacatacttatttatattgggttttacttatacgcttccgccaaacagtgataacttacttatgttttggaaacacctttcatatggatttggtttggtttaattgctattactttaactatatacattgttctatatgattggtggcttgatcctggtcagtcacgctcccaagcggtgatactccgcaggtggatttttgggggtgtgacatgctgGTAACAATcttttttctttatatatatatatatatgtatatttatatatatatatgtgtgtattgtgttggactctgtatgcccaagacacatattaaattgatgtggctagtacgttatgatacaagtcgggtcatacccaataaaaagctagacaaacacctataatatttatttatgatatgatcaaacaaataaatattaacacttagaatatttagaaattggctttctaaataattgcacttcagaaactaaaaaaaatatatggttaatttattttgagagaatattttattttgttatttaatgggttgaATAACATTTAAAAGGTTGCATAAATCTTACAAgatgttatgttatattttataaatgttataaaatataaactACACTTAAAATTTTAATGGAAAATTTTGATTGGGTGTGGTTGGGGGCCACATATGGCCGCCCCATGTATGGTCCCAAGGTCGGTCTTCCACCAATAAGATTTCATGCAAAAACTCTTATATGA
Above is a window of Helianthus annuus cultivar XRQ/B chromosome 14, HanXRQr2.0-SUNRISE, whole genome shotgun sequence DNA encoding:
- the LOC110906743 gene encoding receptor-like kinase TMK3 — its product is MDYAINIVLNKFNNFSGIDGESIKELIERYVELYWIMVSLKITKTNEEWVNKLENALPGDEWRTFLKDLRKIYLEVSLSEFIEKIKERELEIQKIRNEAKLKSEENVREVEEQVKEISAIKVEKKAEDVKMTKKCSKCDKFESDNIKLLSDLDKSELGHGGFGVVYKGKLDDGTKIAVKRMEYGVISNKALDEFESEILLLTKVRQRHLVSLFGYSTQGLERILVYEYMPQGELSKHLFHWRNLKLEPLSWKRRLSIALDVARGMEYLHTLAHHSFIHRNLKSSNILLNDDFRAKVSDLGPVKLVPDGRKSIMTRVPGTFGYVAPK